In Streptomyces chartreusis, the following proteins share a genomic window:
- the hutU gene encoding urocanate hydratase — protein MSGPRPVRAPRGTELSALGWQQEAALRMLQNNLDPEVAEHPDKLVVYGGTGKAARDWRSFDAMVRTLKGLKQDETMLVQSGRPVGVMQTHEWAPRVLIANSNLVGDWANWEEFRRLEALGLTMYGQMTAGSWIYIGTQGILQGTYETFAAVAAKKFGGTLAGTITLTAGLGGMGGAQPLAVTMNDGVAICIDVDPRAIERRIEHRYLDVKADSLAHALQLATEARDARRPLSIGLLGNAAELLPQMLAEGAPIDIVTDQTSAHDPLAYLPVGVAFEDMAAAAAKDPAGFTQRARESMARHVEAMVGFMDAGAEVFDYGNSIRGEAQLAGYDRAFAFPGFVPAYIRPLFCEGKGPFRWAALSGDPADIAKTDKAILELFPENESLHRWIKMAGERVHFQGLPARICWLGYGERDKAGERFNDMVASGELAAPLAIGRDHLDCGSVASPYRETEAMLDGSDAIADWPLLNAMVNVASGASWVSIHHGGGVGMGRSIHAGQVTVADGTQLAGEKIRRVLTNDPGMGVIRHVDAGYDIAESVADERGVRVPMREGDDA, from the coding sequence ATGTCAGGACCCCGCCCCGTCCGAGCGCCGCGCGGTACGGAACTGAGTGCCCTGGGATGGCAGCAGGAAGCCGCCCTGCGGATGCTCCAGAACAACCTCGACCCCGAGGTCGCCGAGCACCCCGACAAGCTCGTCGTCTACGGCGGCACCGGCAAGGCCGCCCGCGACTGGCGCTCCTTCGACGCCATGGTGCGCACGCTGAAGGGCCTCAAGCAGGACGAGACGATGCTCGTCCAGTCCGGCCGCCCCGTCGGCGTCATGCAGACCCACGAGTGGGCCCCGCGCGTCCTCATCGCCAACTCCAACCTCGTCGGCGACTGGGCCAACTGGGAGGAGTTCCGCCGCCTGGAGGCCCTCGGCCTGACCATGTACGGCCAGATGACCGCCGGCTCCTGGATCTACATCGGCACCCAGGGCATCCTCCAGGGCACCTACGAGACCTTCGCCGCCGTCGCCGCGAAGAAGTTCGGCGGCACCCTCGCCGGGACGATCACCCTCACCGCCGGCCTCGGCGGCATGGGCGGCGCCCAGCCGCTCGCCGTCACCATGAACGACGGCGTCGCCATCTGCATCGACGTCGACCCGCGCGCCATCGAGCGCCGCATCGAGCACCGCTACCTGGACGTGAAGGCCGACAGCCTCGCCCACGCGCTCCAGCTGGCCACCGAGGCCCGCGACGCGCGCCGGCCGCTGTCCATCGGCCTGCTGGGCAACGCCGCCGAGCTGCTCCCGCAGATGCTCGCCGAGGGCGCCCCGATCGACATCGTCACCGACCAGACCTCCGCCCACGACCCGCTGGCCTACCTGCCGGTCGGTGTCGCCTTCGAGGACATGGCCGCCGCCGCCGCGAAGGACCCGGCCGGGTTCACCCAGCGGGCCCGCGAGTCCATGGCCAGGCACGTCGAGGCCATGGTCGGCTTCATGGACGCCGGCGCCGAGGTCTTCGACTACGGCAACTCCATCCGCGGCGAGGCCCAGCTCGCCGGGTACGACCGGGCGTTCGCCTTCCCCGGCTTCGTCCCCGCCTACATCCGCCCCCTGTTCTGCGAGGGCAAGGGCCCCTTCCGCTGGGCGGCCCTGTCCGGCGACCCGGCCGACATCGCCAAGACCGACAAGGCGATCCTGGAGCTCTTCCCGGAGAACGAGTCCCTGCACCGCTGGATCAAGATGGCCGGCGAGCGCGTCCACTTCCAGGGCCTGCCCGCGCGCATCTGCTGGCTCGGCTACGGCGAGCGCGACAAGGCCGGCGAGCGCTTCAACGACATGGTGGCGAGCGGTGAGCTGGCCGCGCCGCTGGCGATCGGCCGCGACCACCTGGACTGCGGTTCGGTGGCCTCCCCCTATCGCGAGACCGAGGCCATGCTCGACGGCTCGGACGCGATCGCCGACTGGCCGCTGCTGAACGCCATGGTCAACGTGGCCTCCGGCGCCTCCTGGGTGTCCATCCACCACGGCGGCGGCGTCGGCATGGGCCGCTCCATCCACGCCGGCCAGGTGACGGTGGCCGACGGCACGCAGCTCGCCGGCGAGAAGATCCGCCGGGTCCTGACCAACGACCCCGGCATGGGCGTCATCCGGCACGTGGACGCGGGCTACGACATCGCGGAGTCGGTCGCCGACGAGCGCGGTGTCCGGGTCCCGATGCGCGAGGGTGACGACGCGTGA
- a CDS encoding allantoate amidohydrolase — MWAELLQIGRSSASGGYRRFAWTGADLDCRAWFKDQAEARGLTYEVDRNGNQWAWLGDPAAGDAVVTGSHLDSVPDGGAFDGPLGVVSSFAALDELRGRGAELARPLAIVNFGDEEGARFGLACVGSRLTAGQLTVDNAHKLTDGDGVSLPRAMEAAGYDPDTIGADPERLDRIGAFVELHVEQGRALDLSGDRVGIASAIWPHGRWRFDFRGEANHAGTTRLVDRRDPMLTYAETVLAARREAELAGAVATFGKIAVEPNGVNAIPSLVRGWLDSRAEDQTSLDTVVGGIEKAARGYADAHGIELDVVRESFTPVVEFDHALRDELGRILGKDTDLTVPVLGTGAGHDAGILSGRIPTAMLFVRNPTGVSHSPAEFAAEDDCVAGVLALADVLEGLASR; from the coding sequence ATGTGGGCGGAGCTGCTGCAGATCGGCCGCAGTTCCGCCTCCGGCGGCTACCGCCGCTTCGCCTGGACCGGCGCCGACCTCGACTGCCGGGCCTGGTTCAAGGACCAGGCCGAGGCACGCGGGCTCACCTACGAGGTCGACCGGAACGGCAACCAGTGGGCCTGGCTCGGTGACCCCGCCGCCGGGGACGCCGTCGTCACCGGCTCGCACCTCGACTCCGTGCCGGACGGCGGCGCCTTCGACGGGCCCCTCGGCGTGGTGTCCTCCTTCGCCGCGCTCGACGAACTGCGCGGCCGGGGCGCGGAGCTCGCCAGGCCGCTGGCCATCGTCAACTTCGGCGACGAGGAGGGCGCCCGCTTCGGGCTCGCCTGCGTCGGATCCCGGCTCACCGCCGGACAGCTCACCGTGGACAACGCCCACAAGCTGACCGACGGCGACGGAGTGAGCCTGCCGCGGGCCATGGAGGCCGCCGGCTACGACCCCGACACCATCGGGGCCGACCCGGAGCGGCTCGACCGCATCGGTGCCTTCGTCGAGCTGCACGTCGAGCAGGGCCGGGCGCTGGACCTGTCCGGCGACCGGGTCGGCATCGCCAGCGCGATCTGGCCGCACGGCCGGTGGCGGTTCGACTTCCGGGGCGAGGCCAACCACGCGGGCACCACCCGCCTCGTGGACCGGCGCGACCCGATGCTGACGTACGCCGAGACCGTGCTCGCCGCCCGCCGCGAGGCCGAACTCGCCGGTGCCGTCGCCACCTTCGGCAAGATCGCCGTCGAACCGAACGGCGTCAACGCCATCCCCTCCCTGGTGCGCGGCTGGCTCGACTCCCGGGCCGAGGACCAGACGAGCCTGGACACCGTCGTCGGCGGCATCGAGAAGGCGGCCCGCGGCTACGCGGACGCGCACGGCATCGAGCTCGACGTCGTCCGGGAGTCGTTCACGCCCGTCGTCGAGTTCGACCACGCCCTGCGTGACGAACTGGGCCGCATCCTGGGCAAGGACACCGACCTCACCGTGCCCGTCCTGGGCACCGGGGCCGGACACGACGCCGGGATCCTCTCCGGGCGCATCCCGACCGCCATGCTGTTCGTACGCAACCCCACGGGCGTCTCGCACTCCCCGGCGGAGTTCGCCGCCGAGGACGACTGCGTGGCCGGGGTCCTCGCACTCGCCGACGTACTGGAAGGGCTGGCCTCCAGGTGA